The following coding sequences are from one Primulina eburnea isolate SZY01 chromosome 15, ASM2296580v1, whole genome shotgun sequence window:
- the LOC140814722 gene encoding glycosyl hydrolase 5 family protein-like, translating into MGRLRSNFHLYFLSPLLLIFLLITIVFTVSQPLSTDSRWIVDESGKRIKLACVNWPAHLEVVVAEGLSKKPLDAISAEILEMGFNCVRLTWPLFLFTNDTLASVTVKQSFNNLGLVESSAGFQANNPSLINLTLINAYQAVVSSLARNDVMVILDNHISKPGWCCSNFDDNGFFGDKYFNPDTWIKGLTKVATTFNGTKNVVGMGLRNELRGPKQNINDWYRYMQKGAEVVHATNPNVLVILSGLKFDNDLSFLISKPVNLSYSNKTVFELHWYSFTDGTAWQSGNPNQVCGQVVDETMKRATFLLEQGYPLFVSEFGVDMRGISVNDHRFLNCFVGWAAEFDVDWALWALTGSYYLREGVIGLDETYGVYNWNWCGARNASILQKLSVLQSPFRGPGYSEARQHKILFHPMTGLCVRRILSLPKPLVLGSCSNASAWSYTPQKTLTIKGTYFCLQADKLGEPAKLGIICGSDSSKWEAISDSKMHLSTKLEDGISVCLDIDSEKSIVTNSCKCLDNKNNTCDPGSQWFKIIDSTRHTNLGLRSEKCSQE; encoded by the exons ATGGGAAGGTTGAGATCCAATTTCCACCTATATTTTCTTTCTCCTCTACTATTAATCTTCTTATTGATCACCATTGTTTTCACGGTGTCTCAGCCGCTCTCCACAGACTCACGGTGGATCGTCGATGAATCAGGCAAGCGCATAAAGCTGGCATGCGTAAATTGGCCGGCGCATCTAGAGGTGGTGGTGGCAGAAGGGCTGAGCAAGAAGCCACTGGATGCTATTTCTGCAGAAATTCTTGAGATGGGATTCAACTGTGTTAGACTAACATGGCCACTTTTCTTGTTTACGAATGATACATTGGCTTCTGTTACTGTCAAACAATCTTTCAACAACCTGGGATTGGTCGAATCCAGCGCAGGTTTCCAGGCAAATAATCCATCACTGATTAATCTTACTCTCATCAATGCATACCAG GCAGTGGTCTCTAGTCTTGCTAGGAACGACGTGATGGTCATACTAGACAACCATATAAGCAAGCCGGGTTGGTGCTGCAGCAATTTTGATGACAATGGCTTTTTCGGAGACAAGTATTTCAACCCAGACACATGGATCAAGGGCCTAACAAAGGTTGCCACCACTTTCAATGGAACCAAAAATGTGGTTGGCATGGGCTTGAGGAATGAACTCAGAggtcctaaacaaaatattaatgATTGGTACAG GTacatgcagaaaggagcagaagtagTACATGCCACCAACCCCAACGTTCTTGTCATTTTGTCCGGGCTGAaattcgacaatgatctatcTTTTCTTATTAGCAAACCTGTCAATTTGAGTTACTCTAACAAGACAGTGTTTGAGCTTCATTGGTATAGTTTCACAGATGGCACAGCATGGCAATCAGGCAACCCTAACCAAGTATGTGGGCAAGTTGTAGATGAGACAATGAAGAGAGCAACTTTTTTGCTGGAGCAAGGGTACCCCTTGTTTGTGAGTGAATTTGGGGTGGATATGAGGGGTATTAGTGTGAATGACCACAGATTCTTGAATTGTTTTGTTGGGTGGGCAGCCGAATTCGACGTGGATTGGGCATTGTGGGCTTTAACAGGAAGTTATTATTTAAGAGAAGGGGTGATTGGATTAGATGAAACTTATGGAGTTTATAATTGGAATTGGTGTGGAGCAAGGAACGCAAGTATTTTACAAAAgttatctgttcttcaatctccATTTAGAG GGCCAGGTTACTCTGAAGCACGTCAACATAAGATACTTTTCCATCCCATGACAGGACTATGTGTGAGAAGAATATTGTCATTACCAAAACCCCTGGTTTTAGGATCATGCTCCAATGCCTCAGCATGGAGCTACACTCCCCAAAAAACCTTGACAATAAAGGGAACATATTTTTGCCTACAAGCAGACAAATTGGGGGAGCCTGCAAAGCTTGGTATAATCTGCGGCAGTGACAGCTCAAAATGGGAGGCTATTTCAGACTCTAAGATGCATCTGTCCACAAAACTCGAAGATGGCATCAGCGTGTGTTTGGACATAGATTCAGAGAAGAGCATTGTCACAAATAGTTGCAAATGTTTGGATAATAAGAACAATACGTGCGATCCAGGAAGCCAGTGGTTCAAAATCATCGACAGCACAAGACACACGAATCTCGGGCTCCGTTCTGAAAAATGTAGCCAAGAATAA
- the LOC140814723 gene encoding mitochondrial pyruvate carrier 4-like isoform X2, with translation MATSKLHALWNHPAGPKTIHFWAPTFKWGISIANYADFSKPPEKVSYPQQVAVTATGLVLSRYSTVITPKNWNLLSVNVVMAGTGIYQLARKIQHDYFNEEQAVVAKE, from the exons ATGGCTACCTCGAAACTTCATGCTCTGTGGAACCACCCAGCTGGCCCTAAAACAA TTCATTTCTGGGCACCAACCTTCAAGTGGGGCATTAGCATAGCCAATTATGCTGACTTCAGCAAACCGCCGGAGAAAGTTTCATATCCCCAGCAAGTTG CTGTGACTGCAACTGGACTAGTATTGTCGCGTTACAGCACAGTTATTACTCCT AAGAATTGGAACCTTCTTAGTGTAAACGTTGTAATGGCTGGTACCGGCATTTACCAGCTTGCCCGAAAAATTCA GCACGATTACTTCAACGAGGAGCAAGCTGTTGTAGCTAAAGAATGA
- the LOC140815085 gene encoding uncharacterized protein encodes MKKLYRRGTVHPTPPAVSDQLLSFLPAAILTLAAALSQEEREMLAYLISCSSANFSNSHHNKTPSTATSGGSKGGATDHPVCFSCCCFRCYMSYWVKWDSSPNRQLIHEIIDAFEESIFKESRQEKNKRERRKSKSVKGKLCLELDESKKSEPSLTKQDFDFTESNSPAEHGIDGGGDDGENSGREEEEKNGEEEELERGSVRWFVSFLGERIWSVWG; translated from the coding sequence ATGAAGAAGCTGTACAGAAGGGGCACGGTGCATCCGACGCCACCGGCGGTCTCAGACCAGCTTCTTTCCTTCTTGCCGGCTGCGATATTGACTTTGGCAGCTGCTCTGTCTCAGGAAGAAAGGGAAATGCTTGCATACCTCATCTCTTGCTCCTCCGCCAACTTTTCCAACAGCCACCACAATAAAACCCCTTCAACAGCCACTTCGGGTGGTTCTAAGGGTGGGGCGACTGACCACCCTGTGTGCTTCAGCTGCTGCTGCTTCAGATGTTATATGAGCTACTGGGTGAAGTGGGATTCATCTCCAAATCGTCAGCTTATACACGAAATAATAGATGCGTTCGAAGAAAGTATTTTTAAGGAGAGCAGGCAAGAAAAGAACAAGAGAGAAAGGAGGAAGAGTAAAAGTGTTAAAGGTAAACTTTGTCTTGAGTTAGATGAGTCCAAGAAGTCTGAACCCAGTTTGACTAAGCAAGATTTTGACTTCACTGAATCGAACTCTCCCGCGGAGCACGGTATTGACGGCGGCGGAGACGACGGAGAAAATAGTGGCCGTGAGGAGGAGGAGAAAAATGGGGAGGAAGAAGAGTTGGAGAGAGGGTCAGTGAGGTGGTTTGTGAGCTTTCTTGGAGAGAGAATTTGGAGCGTTTGGGGTTAA
- the LOC140814921 gene encoding phosphoribosylglycinamide formyltransferase, chloroplastic-like: protein METQAAQLRNPVRSAIPSIRSSKIQSVALFSSKIRDPSWVSFKIHHSFYPHPFSKRNLHFINKVVRLESKGSLDAGNDNPVSETRKRSLAVFVSGGGSNFRSIYEASLSGSVHGDIAVLVTNKPECGGAVFAREKGIPVLIFPKLKDAQEGLSAEDLVTTLRSYRVDFVLLAGYLKLIPAELIRAFPKSMLNIHPSLLPAFGGKGYYGMKVHKAVIASGARYSGATIHFVDEQYDTGRILAQRVVPVLAYDTPEELAERVLHEEHKLYVEVVSALCEDRITWREDGVPLIRENPHDYT, encoded by the exons ATGGAAACCCAGGCAGCTCAATTACGAAACCCTGTCCGTTCAGCTATTCCATCGATTCGATCTTCTAAAATCCAGTCAGTTGCTCTCTTTTCATCCAAAATCCGTGATCCCAGCTGGGTTTCTTTCAAAATTCATCATTCTTTTTATCCTCACCCATTCtcgaaaagaaatttgcacTTTATAAATAAAGTCGTGAGACTTGAGAGTAAAGGGAGCCTCGATGCAGGAAACGATAACCCAGTCTCAGAAACTAGAAAGAGAAGTTTGGCGGTTTTTGTATCTGGCGGAGGCTCCAATTTCAGGTCCATCTATGAGGCAAGTCTTAGTGGGTCTGTTCATGGGGATATCGCTGTTTTGGTCACCAATAAACCTG AATGTGGAGGGGCGGTGTTTGCCCGTGAGAAGGGTATCCCTGTTCTTATTTTTCCTAAACTGAAAGATGCACAAGAGGGTTTGTCTGCAGAAGACCTTGTAACTACTCTAAG ATCCTACAGGGTAGACTTCGTTCTTTTGGCTGGTTATCTAAAACTTATTCCCGCCGAGTTGATTCGAGCATTTCCAAAATCGATGTTGAATATTCATCCATCACTTCTTCCAGCGTTTGGTGGCAAAGGATATTATGGTATGAAGGTGCATAAAGCAGTCATTGCTTCAGGGGCGAG GTATTCTGGTGCTACAATCCATTTTGTTGATGAACAATATGATACGGGTCGTATCCTTGCCCAAAGGGTAGTTCCTGTGCTTGCTTATGACACACCTGAAGAGCTAGCTGAAAGGGTTCTCCACGAG GAGCATAAATTATATGTGGAGGTAGTCTCAGCATTATGTGAAGACCGAATCACCTGGCGCGAAGATGGTGTCCCTCTTATCAGAGAAAACCCTCATGATTATACCTAG